The following coding sequences are from one Granulicella arctica window:
- a CDS encoding RNA polymerase sigma factor produces MHPTDDQHDVALVLAGDTSAFEGIVRRWQSPLINLAYRFTRDRSRAEELAQEAFLRAFRNLSSWRQESAFSTWLFSLATNLYCTELRRIPPLTLPFDDILEPQHPHNLAATLQQRSEDAALHRAVDTLPPKYREVLLLYYFQEMDVPATALALKLPAGTVKARLFRARDILRSKLQPVTPRTPTLRAKETA; encoded by the coding sequence ATGCACCCCACAGACGACCAACACGACGTAGCCCTCGTCCTCGCCGGAGACACCTCCGCCTTCGAGGGCATCGTCCGCCGCTGGCAATCCCCTCTCATCAACCTCGCCTACCGCTTCACCCGCGATCGCTCCCGCGCCGAAGAGCTCGCCCAGGAGGCCTTCCTCCGCGCCTTCCGCAACCTCTCCTCCTGGCGGCAGGAGTCCGCCTTCTCCACCTGGCTCTTCTCCCTCGCCACCAACCTCTACTGCACCGAGCTCCGCCGCATCCCTCCCCTCACCCTCCCCTTCGACGACATCCTCGAGCCCCAGCACCCCCACAACCTCGCCGCCACCCTCCAGCAGCGCAGCGAAGACGCCGCCCTCCACCGCGCCGTCGACACCCTCCCCCCGAAGTACCGCGAAGTCCTCCTCCTCTACTACTTTCAAGAGATGGACGTCCCCGCCACCGCACTCGCCCTCAAGCTCCCCGCAGGCACCGTCAAGGCCCGCCTCTTCCGCGCCCGAGACATCCTCCGCTCCAAGCTCCAACCCGTCACCCCGCGCACCCCCACCCTTCGCGCCAAGGAGACCGCATGA
- the guaA gene encoding glutamine-hydrolyzing GMP synthase, whose protein sequence is MIVDTSTVVILDFGSQYTQLIARRIREFNVFSVVLPCTVSLEQVKALKPKGIILSGGPSSVYDADAPKADPAVLAMGLPVLGICYGLHFIVHHLGGKIESAPAREYGHAEVTVIAETPLFSGLPQVMNVWMSHGDEAKALPEGFVLTAQTSNAVAGIANEARKIWAVQFHPEVAHTKQGMELLKNFVIDICGASADWTPEHFIQSTVERVRAQVGDGHAICGLSGGVDSSVAAVLVAKAIGDKLTCIFVNNGVLRKDEFAKVQTTMREQLGLNVVAVDASERFLTKLAGVTDPETKRKVIGGEFISVFDDEAKKIFEAEKHDGKDVAWLVQGTLYPDVIESSSVHGPSHTIKSHHNVGGLPADMKLKLIEPLRDLFKDEVRRIGRDLGMPDDIIERQPFPGPGLAVRILGEVTAERVAILQEADQIVVDEIKRAGLYRKVWQSFAVLLPVKSVGVMGDQRTYANTCAIRAVESEDGMTADWAPLPYEVLRTISSRIVSEVRGINRVVYDITSKPPGTIEWE, encoded by the coding sequence ATGATCGTGGATACTTCTACTGTCGTCATTCTGGATTTTGGGTCGCAATATACGCAGCTGATTGCGCGGCGCATTCGTGAGTTCAATGTGTTTTCGGTCGTGCTGCCGTGCACGGTTTCGCTGGAGCAGGTGAAGGCGCTGAAGCCGAAGGGAATCATCCTTTCGGGTGGGCCTTCGTCGGTGTATGACGCGGATGCGCCGAAGGCCGATCCGGCGGTGCTGGCGATGGGTTTGCCGGTGCTGGGGATCTGCTATGGGCTGCACTTCATCGTGCATCATCTGGGTGGGAAGATCGAGTCGGCTCCGGCGCGTGAGTATGGGCACGCTGAGGTGACGGTGATTGCGGAGACGCCGCTGTTTAGCGGGTTGCCGCAGGTGATGAATGTTTGGATGTCGCATGGGGACGAGGCGAAGGCTCTGCCCGAGGGCTTCGTGCTGACGGCGCAGACGTCGAATGCGGTCGCGGGCATCGCGAATGAGGCGCGGAAGATCTGGGCGGTACAGTTTCATCCTGAAGTTGCGCATACCAAGCAGGGGATGGAGCTGCTGAAGAACTTTGTGATCGACATCTGCGGGGCCAGCGCGGATTGGACGCCAGAGCACTTTATCCAGTCGACGGTGGAGCGGGTGCGGGCGCAGGTTGGTGATGGGCATGCAATCTGCGGGTTGAGCGGCGGTGTGGACTCGTCGGTCGCTGCCGTGCTGGTGGCGAAGGCGATCGGCGATAAGCTGACGTGCATCTTCGTGAACAACGGTGTGCTGCGTAAGGACGAGTTTGCCAAGGTGCAGACGACGATGCGGGAGCAGCTTGGGTTGAATGTTGTGGCTGTCGATGCGAGCGAGAGGTTTCTTACGAAGCTGGCTGGTGTGACTGATCCGGAGACGAAGCGGAAGGTGATTGGCGGCGAGTTTATCTCGGTGTTCGATGACGAGGCGAAGAAGATCTTCGAGGCGGAGAAGCATGATGGCAAGGATGTTGCGTGGCTGGTGCAGGGGACGCTGTATCCGGATGTGATCGAGTCGTCGAGCGTGCATGGGCCGTCGCATACGATCAAGAGCCACCACAATGTGGGTGGTTTGCCGGCGGATATGAAGCTGAAGCTGATTGAGCCGCTGCGCGACCTGTTCAAGGATGAGGTTCGGCGGATCGGGCGCGACCTGGGAATGCCGGACGATATTATTGAACGGCAGCCGTTTCCGGGGCCTGGGCTTGCGGTGCGGATTCTGGGCGAGGTGACTGCGGAACGCGTGGCGATTTTGCAGGAGGCCGACCAGATCGTTGTGGATGAGATCAAGCGGGCTGGGCTGTATCGCAAGGTGTGGCAGAGCTTTGCGGTGCTGCTGCCGGTGAAGTCGGTTGGCGTGATGGGGGATCAGCGGACGTATGCGAATACGTGCGCGATCCGCGCGGTGGAGAGCGAGGACGGCATGACAGCGGATTGGGCTCCGCTGCCGTATGAGGTGCTGCGGACGATCTCGAGCCGAATTGTGAGTGAGGTGCGGGGGATTAATCGCGTGGTGTATGACATTACGAGCAAGCCGCCTGGGACGATTGAGTGGGAGTAG
- the lepB gene encoding signal peptidase I: MAKTIPTADPKASALPQKEETRLEGLASMVTLLAVWIFVITFSFQNFVIPSASMASTLLVGDHVLVDRASLAPSSSLAPFIPYRELQHDEPVVFFRPAPNAKDDHDILVKRVIGLPGDRIHLRHGIVYRNGVALHEPYAAMPTDANYNPYNDDFPAIAPEDGNNVLATWSVELPTHIQGQDLVVPTGYYFVMGDNRPISYDSRYWGLVPRANLIGRPLFVYWSFKTPDDDTDKTSASERTASTFHTMLHFFDETRWSRTLHRIE, translated from the coding sequence ATGGCAAAGACAATCCCGACAGCAGACCCCAAAGCATCCGCTCTTCCCCAGAAAGAAGAGACGCGCCTCGAAGGATTAGCCTCCATGGTCACCCTCCTGGCCGTCTGGATCTTTGTCATCACCTTCAGCTTCCAGAACTTCGTCATCCCGTCGGCCTCTATGGCCAGCACCCTGCTCGTCGGCGACCACGTCCTGGTCGATCGCGCCTCGCTCGCGCCCTCATCGTCGCTAGCTCCCTTCATCCCCTACCGCGAGCTCCAGCACGACGAGCCCGTCGTCTTCTTCCGCCCCGCACCCAACGCCAAAGACGACCACGACATCCTCGTCAAGCGCGTCATCGGCCTTCCCGGCGACCGCATCCACCTGCGCCACGGCATCGTCTACCGCAATGGCGTCGCCCTGCATGAGCCCTACGCCGCCATGCCCACCGACGCCAACTACAACCCCTACAACGACGACTTCCCCGCCATCGCCCCCGAAGACGGAAACAACGTCCTCGCCACCTGGAGCGTCGAACTCCCCACCCACATCCAGGGCCAGGATCTAGTCGTCCCCACCGGCTACTACTTCGTCATGGGCGACAACCGCCCCATCAGCTACGACAGCCGCTACTGGGGACTCGTCCCCCGAGCCAACCTCATCGGCCGCCCGCTCTTCGTCTACTGGTCCTTCAAAACACCCGACGACGACACCGACAAGACCTCCGCCTCCGAGCGAACAGCCTCCACCTTCCACACCATGCTCCACTTCTTCGACGAAACCCGCTGGAGCCGCACCCTCCATCGCATCGAATAG
- a CDS encoding CTP synthase C-terminal region-related (seleno)protein, with protein sequence MSNSYRIALVGDYDSSVPAHQAIPLALALAARYHKVAVEGVWVHTLQIEDADALLATYDGIWCVPASPYSNTRGALEAIRVAREKAIPFLGTCGGFQHALIEYARNVQGLVDADHAETNPDASLALIVPLVCSLVEKEAELVLTEGSLLYRSYGVPRVVEGYRCSYGPNPEHEQALFAGSLRATAHDLDGAVRGAELSGHPFFVGTLFQPERKSLKGELSPVVRDFVGAVVGVMVSSAIISHD encoded by the coding sequence ATGAGCAATTCTTATCGCATTGCACTCGTGGGAGATTACGACTCTTCTGTTCCAGCCCATCAAGCAATTCCTCTTGCACTTGCCCTGGCAGCGCGTTACCACAAGGTTGCGGTGGAAGGGGTGTGGGTTCATACCTTGCAGATTGAAGACGCGGATGCGCTGCTTGCGACCTACGATGGGATCTGGTGTGTTCCTGCTAGTCCTTACAGCAATACTCGTGGAGCGCTTGAGGCTATTCGTGTAGCCCGTGAAAAGGCGATTCCGTTTCTTGGTACGTGCGGCGGCTTTCAGCATGCTCTGATTGAATATGCACGGAATGTGCAGGGGCTGGTAGATGCCGATCATGCGGAGACGAACCCGGATGCTTCGCTTGCTCTGATTGTTCCTCTGGTGTGTTCGCTCGTTGAGAAGGAGGCGGAGCTGGTTTTGACGGAGGGAAGTCTCCTTTATCGAAGCTACGGCGTGCCGAGGGTGGTGGAAGGGTATCGTTGCAGCTATGGGCCTAATCCAGAGCATGAGCAGGCGCTGTTTGCGGGGTCGCTCCGGGCAACGGCACACGATCTCGATGGTGCGGTGCGCGGTGCGGAGCTCTCGGGGCACCCTTTCTTTGTTGGCACGTTGTTTCAGCCGGAGCGGAAGAGTTTGAAGGGCGAGCTGTCTCCTGTGGTTCGTGACTTTGTGGGCGCGGTTGTGGGGGTGATGGTTTCGAGCGCAATCATTTCTCATGATTGA
- a CDS encoding tagatose 1,6-diphosphate aldolase gives MKLTPGKLAGLKSVSDARGVIAAAAMDQRGSLQKSLAKERGAAADAHDLERFKLLVTEVLTRHASAILLDPEFGLPAAHQRNGKGLLLAYEKTGYDSATPGRLPDLLDVWSVRRLKEAGADCIKILLYYTPFEKSAINDLKHAWIERIGDECIAHDIPFFLEFVGYDAHGGDEKSLAYALKKPEIVSGSMAEFGKARYNVDVLKVEVPIEMSFVEGTRAFKGEKAYTRAEALQHFRDAETMTHKPFIYLSAGVSNPVFIETLELAAESGTKFNGVLCGRATWKDGIAIYAREGEKAFRDWLETTGVENISNVNEALKAATPWYTKFGATSLAELG, from the coding sequence ATGAAATTGACCCCAGGAAAACTTGCCGGACTCAAGTCCGTTTCGGACGCCCGCGGCGTAATCGCCGCCGCCGCCATGGACCAGCGCGGCTCCCTTCAAAAGTCCCTCGCCAAGGAGCGCGGAGCCGCCGCCGACGCCCATGACCTCGAGCGGTTCAAGCTCCTAGTCACCGAGGTCCTCACCCGCCACGCCTCCGCCATCCTCCTCGATCCCGAATTCGGCCTCCCCGCCGCCCACCAGCGCAACGGCAAGGGCCTCCTCCTCGCCTACGAGAAAACCGGCTACGACTCCGCCACACCCGGCCGCCTCCCCGACCTCCTCGACGTATGGAGCGTCCGCCGCCTCAAGGAAGCCGGAGCCGACTGCATCAAGATCCTCCTCTACTACACCCCCTTCGAGAAGTCCGCGATCAACGACCTCAAGCACGCCTGGATCGAGCGCATCGGCGACGAGTGCATCGCCCACGACATCCCCTTCTTCCTCGAGTTCGTCGGCTACGACGCCCACGGCGGCGACGAAAAGTCCCTCGCCTACGCCCTCAAAAAGCCCGAGATCGTCTCCGGCTCCATGGCCGAGTTCGGCAAGGCCCGCTACAACGTCGACGTCCTCAAGGTCGAGGTCCCCATCGAGATGTCCTTCGTCGAAGGCACCCGCGCCTTCAAGGGCGAAAAGGCCTACACCCGCGCCGAAGCCCTCCAGCACTTCCGCGACGCCGAAACCATGACCCACAAGCCCTTCATCTACCTCTCCGCCGGCGTCTCGAACCCCGTCTTCATCGAGACCCTCGAGCTAGCCGCCGAGTCCGGCACCAAGTTCAACGGAGTCCTCTGCGGCCGAGCCACCTGGAAGGACGGCATCGCCATCTACGCCCGCGAAGGCGAAAAAGCCTTCCGCGACTGGCTCGAAACCACCGGCGTAGAAAACATCTCCAACGTCAACGAAGCCCTCAAAGCCGCCACCCCCTGGTACACCAAATTCGGAGCCACCAGCCTAGCCGAACTCGGCTAA
- the rph gene encoding ribonuclease PH — protein sequence MSVAQLFRPDSRTADQLRTLRITPGYVSTPEGSVLIETGNTRVLCNATIEQGVPGWLRNSGRGWVTAEYGMLPRATLTRTARESERGKVGGRTHEIQRLIGRSLRSVVDMKALGERTIILDCDVLQADGGTRTAAITGAAVALAIALNKLVVAGTLKVTPLTQMVAATSVGIVDGNVLLDLCYEEDSRATVDMNVVMLASGGLVETQATAEKDSYTRAQLTQMLDIAETGIRQLLTAQQTALATAI from the coding sequence ATGTCCGTTGCCCAGCTCTTCCGCCCCGACTCCCGCACCGCCGACCAGCTCCGCACCCTCCGCATCACCCCCGGCTACGTCTCCACCCCCGAGGGCTCCGTCCTCATCGAGACCGGCAACACCCGCGTCCTCTGCAACGCCACCATCGAGCAAGGCGTCCCCGGCTGGCTCCGCAACTCCGGCCGCGGCTGGGTCACCGCCGAGTACGGCATGCTCCCCCGCGCCACCCTCACCCGCACCGCACGCGAGTCCGAACGCGGCAAAGTAGGCGGCCGCACCCACGAGATCCAGCGCCTCATCGGCCGCTCCCTCCGCTCCGTAGTCGATATGAAAGCCCTCGGCGAACGCACCATCATCCTCGACTGCGACGTCCTCCAGGCCGACGGCGGAACCCGCACCGCCGCCATCACCGGAGCCGCCGTCGCCCTCGCCATCGCCCTCAACAAGCTCGTCGTCGCCGGAACCCTCAAGGTCACACCCCTCACCCAGATGGTCGCCGCCACCTCCGTCGGCATCGTCGACGGCAACGTCCTCCTCGACCTCTGCTACGAAGAAGACTCCCGCGCCACCGTCGACATGAACGTCGTCATGCTCGCCAGCGGCGGCCTCGTCGAAACCCAGGCCACCGCCGAAAAAGACTCCTACACCCGCGCCCAGCTCACCCAGATGCTCGACATCGCCGAAACCGGCATCCGCCAACTCCTCACCGCCCAGCAAACCGCCCTCGCCACCGCCATCTAA